A window of Macrotis lagotis isolate mMagLag1 chromosome 1, bilby.v1.9.chrom.fasta, whole genome shotgun sequence genomic DNA:
TGCACTGGCTAACCTTTTGTGCCTAGAATGCACTCCTCTTTCATTTACACCTTCATTTACACCTCCTTCCCTGACTTTCTTAAAAACTTAGCTCAAGCACTGCTTCACTTGTAAGACCCTGATTCCTATCCCCATAGGTACTTCCTCTCACCCAATCACTGTATTTACTTCATATCTCCTGTGTTGTATGAATTCTTATCAGAAGCAGGGACAATCtcaattttatttcctctatctCCATTGCCAAGCACAATGCCTGGCATATGGGCGCTAATAAATTAACTAATAAATGCTATTGGAATGACATCTTACTCACTTTTTAGGAAAACTGTTCAAAACTAAGACatcaaaaaagcattttcatACATATAGcaaaacataaaaatgtaattctaaatgaaatcataaatctattTCATATCGCTTACtttttatgaataataataataaactttacacattttttttgACTGTTCTGCTTGTCTCCTTCCTTCTGAGCATCTTTGTTTTGTACATTTCTTTAAAAGTTATGATGGCTTTTTGGGGAGCATTACTATTGCTGACCTCTTTCCTCAAAGTCTTCCCCCACaccatgaaaaaaatagaaaaagggaaaaagaaatctcTGTTAACAAAGAAGCAAAGTCAAGCAAAAGAACattgacctaaaaaaaaaaaagactattgacCATGTCcagaaatgtgttttttttttttacaccttGTGTCTATTAActctctttctggaggtagatCACATCTTTATCAAAATTTCTCTGAAGACAAGGTTGTTAAGTTCttgagtcagtttttttttttcacagttttgttgtctttgtatagttttcttggttcttctcatttcagcCTTATCAGTTTATACTAACCAAAGATTCCCTGAAATTGTCtcccttgtcatttcttagagtATTCTTTTTCAGTATCACCACAATTGACTCCCCAGGTATATAAGGGGTGGTCTAAACTTAACTTTTGAAATACTAGTAGTATaatactttgatttttctttccctaCCCCTAAATCCCCAGAAAGTTTTTTATGGTAGTAACATTTCTTTCCTAGATAATATCCTCCCTCTTTACCACCCTCCCAattagtgactttgcacagtactCGATTAATTTTCATATCATGGCATCttatgtcatagtcttcttcaaaaacagatgattttctttaaaaaaaaatgatcttcaaaaatgagggacaagaaaaaaataataatttattttccttcctgttCTTTCCTGCagaagttttatttcattttaaaagtttcttgCCTGTCATTCATACCAGCATTTATTAGTAACTTACTTTCTCTAAAGGTGGTAAGTCAGAAAGGAGTGGGTAAAGGGTATGTCATTCTGTTTCCTAGTTGCTAAAAGCAGCCAAAAAAACCCCGTTAAATCAAAATAACTGTAtgtaagttttcatttcttccacaatgaaatagaggaaaaaatagaaatctatGCAGTCTCTGGTGCCTATAGGAAAGTAAGAATTACAGAGTTATTTAGCACCCCTTtgtatcttccccccccccaaaaaaaagtatcCCAGAAGGTTTATACTGGCAAGAAGCCTGGCTCCATAcagtttcctttcctttaataCCGTGGAGCTCCTCTTTCCCACTCTTCATATCTCCTTGGGACTGAACCATTAGAGGAATCACTTGCTGCTACTGTGATCTGGAGCTAGGGAAGTATCCAGTTCCATTCCCTACATGTGAAAGAAGAAGTTCTGACTCCCAATGCATTTTAGTATAAATTTACTTTAAGCTTTTCAGGGATCATAACCCAATTTAGGATATTCTCTCTCTTGGGTTTTGGAATACtactctcctggttttccttttAATCTGTCTGAGCattcttcagtctcctttgctaatCCTGGTCCAGATTACACTCTAAACAGTTCTGTGCCTGGGCCCTTTTCTCTTCTGcctctatactacttcacttgTTGATCTCACCAGCTCCTATGGATTTAATTAACTACCATTTTTATTCCAATGATTCTGCCTATTCTGCCAACCTCCAATCTTGCATACCTTTCAAACATCTCAAACGGTATGCCAAGTAGTAAATTAAGCATAGCAAATACAaagcttatttttctttccttaccctcccttcctctccttccctattACTATAGATGGCAATACTATTTTCATAGTCCCTCAGGTTCACAACCCAGGAGTCATCCTGGACTTCTCACTATGTCATTCCCCATATTTCAGTTGTTTCTAAGGCCTGTCAATTTTATCTTTGGAGCATCTCTCAAAtactcccccttctttcctctgacactgccaccagaGTAATTTTCCTGAAGCACTGGTCTGACCACTTCATTCTACTCAGTAAACTTTAGTGACTTCCTAGATCCTTCAGAATTAAATACACAATGCTCTGTTTGCATTCAACGCCCTCCATAACCTAGACTCCTCCTACCTTTCAGTCTCCACATCTTTCTCCCCAACAATgtgctctttgatccagtaacaccAGCTCAGACATGCATGTAGATCTTTAGGATCTGCCCCTGAAGTCTTAAAATGTCCTCCCTCCTCCACTCTTCCTGCTTCCCTCCCTGGCTTTCTttcaagtcccaattaaaatccctttttttttcctggaagccTTCACTAACTGTCTCTTAATTCTagggccttccctctgttaattatttcctatttatcctattaGCATGTAGTTTGCTATATAttggtttgcatgttgtctccagttagattgtaaacttcttgaaagcaGTTTACACACctcttttgtatctccagtttTAGACATATAGTAGGAACTTCATGTGGATTGATTTGTGTCTTAATTAAGTTTATATCTTTTTATCAGGTGACAAAACTATTGAAGTCAAAATACCAGTTCAAAGAAGGAGAAGCTCAAATCATTAGTGAAAAAGTCCAAATTAAATTCAGCCAAGAATGCTACAGAGAGTCCAAAATGTCCATTACTAATCTAAGGATTTCACATTGGGAAGAAGCTATTCAAGAAACAAGAGAGGAGACAGCTGTTCAAGAACTGGCCaaagaatgttattttctttggaaatCTACACGTCTACAGCATATAACTTTATCAGAAGATATTAAAAACATGCTGATTGAACTTCGAAAGGAGATCCCCCTTCTTCTCTTGACTAATGGtgacacacagacacaaaggGAGAAGATTGAAGCTTGTGACTGTCAGCCATATTTTGATGCTATTGTTGTAGGTGGAGAGCAAGAAGAGGAGAAACCAGCACCATCTATCTTTTATTACTGCTGTGATCTCCTTGGGGTTCAGCCAGGAGACTGTGTGATGGTTGGGGATACTCTTGAAACAGATATCCAAGGAGGTCTTAATGCTGGTTTTAAAGCAACAGTTtggataaataaaaatggaattgtGCCCCAGAAAGAGTCCCCAGTACCTCACTATGTTGTTTCTTCTGTGCTAGAGTTACCTGCTATCTTAAAGGCTATAGATTACATGCCTATTTTGTCAGCTTAACAAATACCAAAAGAGACATTAAGAAGTTCCCTCACATTTCTACTGGAAATGTACTAGAGGTATTTATCTTCTTTTAGTCTTCTAGGTTCCAAATAAAGAACATGTTTAAttctaataatttattaaaagtcACATATCactttctttgagaaaaataaaagttttttcttaatttatatcaGAAAACTTGAAACTTCTTATGGGTTTGGTGGGTATATAATCTGAAAGACTTCTATATATAATATCATGAGAATTACTGggggaatttttttccccaaaagtttCTCATCTTGAATCTTTTTATTATGGATTAAAATAGGTATTGATTCTGAATTTTAGATTTGTGAAAAATATTTGTCAGGAAATACTGATCTCTACCTATAAGTACCTGTAAACTAACACTTTTCATGGCAATTTAGTTAACACTCCATAAGTACTTATGTAAAGTACAAAAGTGCTTTGCCTTAAAAATGTATCCCTTCtctaatgtgaattttttttttttgcaaagcaatggggttaagtggcttgcccaaggccacacagctaggtgattattaaatgtctgaggccggatttgaactcaggtactcctgactcccaggctggtgctctatccactgcgccacctagctgcccctgtgaatttttttatttttttatttattgggatttttgcaagacaaatggggttaagtggcttgcccaaggccgcacagctaggtaattattaagtgtctgagcccagattggaacccaggtactcctgactccagggccggtgctttatccactgcactacctggccaccctgaattttttttttaagagattttatttattttgagttttacaatcccccccattcttgcttccctccctgcaccccccacagaaggcattctgttagtctttatattggttccatgttattaatgtgaatatttttaaaacacttctcatgtTACTCTGCTATTTTTCACACACAACATGAAATTTCAGCATTAATTCCTATAGTTAGAGGGCCTTTAATCCTAGTCACTCCTTTTCCCATGATAAGTGAATTTACAACTTTAGAAAATCTGTTCATTCCAGGAATCTTTCCCAGGTACTAGGTTTGGATTAAGAGCACACTAACTGATCAGGAAAAATACATGCTATAACACAagcaaagttttttcttttctgttttcttttggaaACTTTTGGAAGGTTGAAGATGCTACTGTATAGCTATTATTAATCTATTTAAATGTTTGAATGTATTAATTTGACAAGACATATCAAtagttctgagttccaaattttttttcttcctttgatttccCCCCCCCGaacagcaagtaatttgatataggttctacatgtgcaatcatgtgaaacatttccatattagtcatactgttaaataagaatcagaacaaaagggggaaaaacacaggaaaagaaaaactttaaaaaaaagtgaaaacagtacattttttgatctgcattcagacaccactCTGTATGTGGATTGTATTTTTCATCACctattttggaattgtctttgatcatggtattgctaagaagagccaagtctgtcatagttgatcattgcatagTGTTGCTGTTAACATGTATGaagttctgattctgttcacttcactcggCACCAGTTCATGAAAGTTATTCTGAAATATACctatctgctcatgatttcttacagaatagtaatttatcacattcatataccacagtttgtctgtttcccaattgatgtgcatcccctcaatttctaatacaacgttgctataaatatttttgtatatatgggtccttttccctttaaaaaaaatctcagggtggctaggtggcacagtagatggagcaccggcccaggagtcaggagtacctgagttcagatcccaccttagatacttaataattacctagctgtgtgaccttgggcaagccactcaaccccatttgccttgcaaaaacctaaaaaaaaatctctttgggatatagaccactaacagtggtattgctgggtcaaagggcatgaacagttttattgctcttcaaaaaggctggatcagttcacaactacaccaacaatgcattagtgtgctggttttcccacattccttcaacattgatcattttccttttctatcatatttacCAATCAAATGAGTGAGAGGTGCTAACAGGTAGTTCTTCTCGCTCAAAAAGACAAGTATAAGCGCTCAGCTTCATCTCTACCCAACTGatatttttgcagatgaaggCAAACAAATGACTATATTTTTACCCTTTCCTGCTTACATGGTGTTGTCTCTTTGCAGTATTGGTCAAGTCCCTTCATGTGCTTCATGTACCtggatttcattttcctcatctataaaataagtgaaTTGAACTAAATcgtctctaagatcccttttacctctaaatctattatcctgaGAAGTTAGCATCATGAGTTTTATGTATGGAAATTGGGGACTTATAATGAACTCCTATCCAAGACagttcctggggtggctaggtggcgtagtggataaagcaccggccttagagtcaggagtacctgggttcaaatccagtctcggacacttaataattacctagctgtgtgaccttgggcaagccacttaaccccatttgccttgcaaaaaaaaaaaagacagttcctgcatACCTGTAGAACTTAAAGGGACTTTAGAACTCAGGTTCCAGCTCCTtaaatcataaatatttcatCAGTATGTGTATTTTGGGAAGTCACACTGGCCAGCTTGCTATTTCTCTGCCTCTTGTAATCTTTACTTCCTTTTTAAGATCCGGCACCAACTACAAAGAATTCCATTCAACAGAAATGTTTGGGATTGTATTTACCAATACTGACTCAGGAACTATGTGAATCTAAGAATAGAGTACTGCAGAAATAAAACCACCTAAATGGAGAAACATGAGTAATTCATGGATAATTTGTggtaatagaatttaaaaaatgatagttCTATTTAAATTGATTTCTATCTAAATTAACATTCCATCCTGTgccaatcaaactttcaaaagaatattttctagATATAGAAAAAATACCAACATTCATATAGAAGActaaaagatcaagaatttcaGTAATAGAGAGATTGTGTACCTGTGTCCACCCACACTCTCTTGCCAACTAATActcatctctgtctcttcacCTGCCATGGCATTGCTACACTCCTGCTGCTTGCTCTTCAGAGCCACCCCCTTCCACCTGGGCCTCAGCATTGCCATCACTGCTGCCAGAACAGCTTCTGGTGGACCTACATAGAGACCCTATCTTGGGGGTGACAGAAGTATTCACAAGGAACATCAATAACAAGATGAACCAAGGTGTTGGGGTCTCCTGAGATGATAATAGGAAGTCCTATATTCTTCCAAACATAAGATAGAGGTTCAAATTGCAGGGAAGAACTTAAAGAATATCTGACCATTGGATGACTGGCTGGCTTTTGCAAGGCATCAGCAGAGTTGGCT
This region includes:
- the NANP gene encoding N-acylneuraminate-9-phosphatase, giving the protein MGLHRVRAVFLDLDNTLVDTAEATRRAMLEVTKLLKSKYQFKEGEAQIISEKVQIKFSQECYRESKMSITNLRISHWEEAIQETREETAVQELAKECYFLWKSTRLQHITLSEDIKNMLIELRKEIPLLLLTNGDTQTQREKIEACDCQPYFDAIVVGGEQEEEKPAPSIFYYCCDLLGVQPGDCVMVGDTLETDIQGGLNAGFKATVWINKNGIVPQKESPVPHYVVSSVLELPAILKAIDYMPILSA